Part of the Pseudomonas lijiangensis genome is shown below.
GCACCGACGCGCCACGAGAAGCGATGCAGGCTTATCTGGACTGGGAGTTCGGGCTGGTCGAGCAACTGGGGCGTGACGGGACCCATGGGTTCAATGTGATTTGATGCCAAATAAATTCGCTTCTGGGTAAGGCCGATCAGTTAAGGCACAAACAAAACCTGTGGGAGGCAGCTTGCTGGCGAGAGGGCCTTGAAACTGGCAGATATTCTGCGCCTGTACGCCAAAGTCGCCAGCAAGCTGCCTCCCACAAAGTGATTCATTGACCTTAACGGGTTTCGCCCAACATTAAATCAATATAATGCATATTATAAAAACACAAAATCAGTTAATTACATAATTAGCATATAACCAAAAGATACTTCACACCGGTTTCTTATAGGCATAACTTCAGTTCCACGGAGCCCATGAAGCTCATTCACCAAGGCAGGGACTGCTGATCTCCCGAGCCGTCAGCCCACGACATTCAGGAGCACTCGACATGAGTAAACAACGTCACTTGAAACTCGGCGCCATGGTTCACGGCGTCGGGCATGGATGGGGTGAATGGCGCCATCCGGACGCGTTGGCGGATGCCAGCGTAAATTTCGGTTTCTACAAACAGCAGACTGCACTGGCTGAAGCCGCGAAATTCGATTTCGTGTTCATTGCCGACAGCCTGCATATCCACGAAAAATCCAGCCCGCATTATCTGAACCGCTTCGAACCGCTGACCATCCTCTCTGCGCTGGCTGCAACCACGCAGAACATCGGACTGGTGGCGACTGTCACAGTCAGCTACACCGAACCCTTCCAGGTTGCCCGGCAGTTCGCTTCGCTGGACCATATCAGCGGTGGTCGCGCCGGCTGGAACGTGGTCACTTCATGGCTCAGCGGCACTGCCGACAACTTCAGCAAGGGCGAGCACCCGCCCCATGCGGTTCGCTATCGCATTGCCAAAGAACACGTCTCGGTGGTCAAGGGCCTGTGGGATTCCTGGGAGGACGACGCCTTCGCCCGCAACAAGCAGACCGGCGAATTCTTCACTCCGAGCAAGCTGCATGCGCTCAACCATCAGGGCGAGTTCTTCCAGGTCAAAGGCCCGCTGAATATTTCCCGCTCCCGCCAGGGCCATCCGGTACTGTTCCAGGCTGGCACTTCCGAAGACGGGCGCAATTTCGCAGCGGAGTATTCCGATGCCATCT
Proteins encoded:
- a CDS encoding LLM class flavin-dependent oxidoreductase, producing MSKQRHLKLGAMVHGVGHGWGEWRHPDALADASVNFGFYKQQTALAEAAKFDFVFIADSLHIHEKSSPHYLNRFEPLTILSALAATTQNIGLVATVTVSYTEPFQVARQFASLDHISGGRAGWNVVTSWLSGTADNFSKGEHPPHAVRYRIAKEHVSVVKGLWDSWEDDAFARNKQTGEFFTPSKLHALNHQGEFFQVKGPLNISRSRQGHPVLFQAGTSEDGRNFAAEYSDAIFVHAETLEDAKAYSRDLKKRAAGFGRNPDDLSILPGIRPIIGRDEAEVENRYQQAVELVSIEDAIVALGRPFNDHDFSQYPLDEPFPELGDLGSNSQKGGSDRIKQLARDEGLTLREVALYFSRPRRDFVGTPDQVADAVQTWFEQGAADGFIINSLLPDGLQYFTELVVPLLQQRGLFRSEYTGSTLREHFGLSVPVNRHAPDAQSVSAREEAVA